A region of Streptomyces paludis DNA encodes the following proteins:
- a CDS encoding AMP-binding protein: MALSGPRPDPGSAADPLDRVHELVTRYSDPHASVARLLCDGHPADAVAYTVVEPDLSATVLTYGRLKTDSERFAAALAGLGVGPGDRVATLMGKSVDYLVALLAIWRLGAVTVPLFTAFAPPAIALRLLASDTKVVICDAPQRAKLAPGADIPADAAWRVVVSGGTGHTGDLRFADLLDAHAPGHPAVALGGDAPLVHIFTSGTTGRPKGVVVPTAAIAGFRLYAEYGCGVSEDDVFWNAADPGWAYGLYFGVIASLSLGVPSVLLHSGFSAGLTWQVMDTLGVTNFTAAPTVYRSLRASGVPVPAGLALRRASSAGEPLTPEINAWAEEAFGIQVHDHYGQTEAGMLVNNHQLPSLRSPVRPGSMGHPMPGWSLRVLYEDRDEIAPTGTVGRIAADLGASPLAWFKGYEGDPVKSAEKFSPDGRWYYTGDVGRVDEEGYFHFSSRDDDVIIMAGYRIGPFEVESVLVTHPAVVECAVVAAPDEVRGEVLEAYVVLQEGAEASDQLTSELQQLVKTRFAAHAYPRTVHFTDQLPKTPSGKIQRFVLRQQRRTDQANPNGPAHPTNLTNPTAPTAPTDPGTHA, from the coding sequence ATGGCCCTCTCCGGCCCCCGCCCGGATCCCGGATCAGCCGCCGACCCGCTCGACCGGGTCCACGAGCTGGTCACCCGCTACAGCGATCCGCACGCGTCCGTCGCCCGGCTGCTCTGCGACGGTCATCCGGCCGACGCCGTCGCGTACACCGTCGTCGAGCCGGATCTCTCGGCCACCGTGCTGACGTACGGGCGGCTGAAGACGGACTCCGAGCGGTTCGCCGCCGCCCTGGCCGGCCTCGGTGTCGGGCCGGGCGACCGGGTGGCGACCCTGATGGGCAAGAGCGTCGACTATCTCGTCGCCCTGCTCGCGATCTGGCGGCTCGGCGCGGTGACGGTGCCGCTGTTCACCGCCTTCGCTCCCCCGGCGATCGCCCTGCGGCTGCTGGCCAGTGACACCAAGGTCGTCATCTGCGACGCGCCGCAGCGGGCGAAGCTCGCACCGGGCGCGGACATCCCGGCCGACGCGGCGTGGCGCGTCGTCGTCAGCGGAGGCACGGGACACACCGGTGACCTGCGCTTCGCCGACCTGCTCGACGCGCACGCGCCGGGACATCCCGCCGTCGCGCTGGGCGGGGACGCGCCGCTCGTGCACATCTTCACGTCTGGCACGACGGGCCGCCCCAAGGGGGTCGTCGTACCCACCGCGGCGATCGCCGGCTTCCGGCTCTACGCCGAGTACGGCTGCGGTGTGAGCGAGGACGATGTCTTCTGGAACGCCGCCGACCCGGGCTGGGCGTACGGGCTCTACTTCGGTGTGATCGCCTCACTGAGCCTCGGAGTCCCCAGTGTTCTGCTGCACTCCGGGTTCTCCGCCGGGCTCACCTGGCAGGTGATGGACACGCTCGGGGTCACCAACTTCACCGCCGCGCCCACCGTTTACCGGTCGCTGCGCGCCTCCGGCGTCCCGGTGCCGGCCGGCCTGGCGCTGCGCCGCGCGTCCAGTGCCGGAGAGCCCCTGACCCCCGAGATCAACGCGTGGGCCGAGGAGGCGTTCGGCATCCAGGTGCATGACCACTACGGGCAGACCGAGGCGGGCATGCTCGTCAACAACCACCAACTCCCTTCGCTACGAAGCCCGGTGCGCCCCGGTTCCATGGGGCATCCAATGCCCGGCTGGAGCCTGCGCGTCCTGTACGAGGACCGGGACGAGATCGCCCCCACGGGCACCGTCGGCCGGATCGCGGCCGATCTCGGGGCGAGTCCGCTGGCCTGGTTCAAGGGGTACGAGGGCGACCCGGTGAAGAGCGCGGAGAAGTTCAGCCCCGACGGCCGCTGGTACTACACGGGTGATGTCGGCCGGGTGGACGAGGAGGGCTACTTCCACTTCTCGTCCCGGGACGACGACGTGATCATCATGGCCGGCTACCGCATCGGCCCCTTCGAGGTCGAGTCCGTCCTGGTCACCCACCCCGCGGTGGTCGAGTGCGCGGTCGTCGCCGCGCCCGACGAGGTCCGCGGCGAGGTTCTGGAAGCCTACGTAGTCCTCCAGGAAGGAGCCGAGGCGTCCGACCAACTGACTTCTGAATTGCAGCAGTTGGTGAAGACGCGCTTCGCCGCCCATGCCTATCCCCGCACGGTGCACTTCACCGATCAGCTGCCGAAGACACCCAGCGGAAAGATCCAGCGATTCGTCCTGCGCCAACAGCGCCGGACCGACCAGGCCAACCCGAACGGCCCGGCCCACCCCACCAACCTGACCAACCCGACCGCCCCGACCGCCCCGACCGACCCAGGGACCCACGCGTGA
- a CDS encoding CocE/NonD family hydrolase: MADVTDTAELVVENDVMVPMRDGVRLRTDIFRPAGPGPFPVLLQRYPYTPRDGISAMFAKIIARQGYAVIVQSCRGRFGSEGEFYPLVPDVEDGYDAVEWAGTQPWSTGRVGMWGMSYSGFSQWAAAIARPPHLTALAPFTCGWDWSDSTWYYAPGVLHLGLTLSWSGLMTTEEADRRGIPSPLPGFAAGGRLMDEGGLGDPEKQAELLRLEMAETRGMLDRRPLRDAAELRDLAPWFRDHCDHDDGNDPYWRRISAAAHADSIDLPVFHLAGWYDFFAKGNLDVYTTLAHHGATERTRETQRLVVGPWNHNCAQIRPDADQNAGMFVDFGPDAPVMRFFAHHLKGELPDYQREEPPVRLYVMGDNVWREEREWPLARTRWTPYYLRTDGVRSLSTRAPGDEEPDRYVYDPSDPVPGSLRTGATYGDPVDLDAVAGRPDVLVYSTPPLEAEIEVTGPVTLELWASSSVENTDFTAKLIDVFPDGAAVPVCQGVVRTGHGVTEPRTPGTPYRYEISLWSTSTVFKAGHRVRLDISSSEFPTYDLNPNTGERITHATTDRTVPAQQRVYHDELRPSRLVLPVIPR; the protein is encoded by the coding sequence ATGGCCGATGTGACCGACACCGCTGAACTCGTCGTAGAGAACGACGTGATGGTCCCGATGCGCGACGGCGTTCGCCTCCGTACGGACATCTTCCGGCCGGCCGGACCCGGCCCCTTCCCGGTGCTGCTCCAGCGCTACCCGTACACTCCGCGCGACGGTATCTCCGCGATGTTCGCGAAGATCATCGCCCGGCAGGGCTATGCCGTGATCGTGCAGAGCTGCCGGGGCCGCTTCGGCTCCGAGGGCGAGTTCTACCCCCTGGTACCGGATGTGGAGGACGGCTACGACGCCGTCGAGTGGGCGGGCACGCAGCCGTGGTCGACCGGCAGGGTCGGTATGTGGGGCATGTCCTACAGCGGTTTCTCGCAGTGGGCCGCCGCCATCGCCCGGCCGCCCCATCTGACCGCGCTCGCGCCGTTCACCTGCGGCTGGGACTGGAGCGACAGCACCTGGTACTACGCGCCCGGTGTGCTGCACCTCGGTCTCACACTGAGCTGGAGCGGCCTCATGACCACGGAGGAGGCCGACCGCCGGGGCATACCGTCGCCGCTGCCCGGCTTCGCCGCCGGTGGCCGGCTCATGGACGAGGGCGGTCTCGGAGACCCGGAGAAACAGGCCGAGCTGCTCCGGCTGGAGATGGCGGAGACCCGCGGCATGCTGGACCGCCGCCCGCTGCGGGACGCGGCCGAACTCCGCGACCTGGCCCCGTGGTTCCGCGACCACTGCGACCACGACGACGGCAACGACCCGTACTGGCGGCGGATCAGCGCAGCCGCCCACGCCGACAGCATCGATCTGCCGGTCTTCCATCTGGCCGGCTGGTACGACTTCTTCGCCAAGGGCAATCTGGACGTGTACACCACCCTGGCCCACCACGGCGCCACCGAGCGCACCCGCGAGACACAACGCCTGGTCGTCGGCCCCTGGAACCACAACTGCGCGCAGATCCGGCCCGACGCCGACCAGAACGCCGGAATGTTCGTCGACTTCGGCCCCGACGCCCCCGTCATGCGGTTCTTCGCCCACCACCTCAAGGGTGAACTCCCGGACTACCAGCGGGAGGAGCCGCCCGTCCGGCTGTACGTGATGGGCGACAACGTCTGGCGCGAGGAGCGGGAGTGGCCGCTCGCCCGGACCCGGTGGACCCCGTACTACCTCCGCACCGACGGTGTCCGGAGCCTGTCGACCCGGGCGCCGGGCGATGAGGAACCTGACCGTTACGTGTACGACCCCAGCGACCCCGTGCCCGGCTCGCTCCGTACGGGCGCGACCTACGGCGACCCCGTCGACCTCGACGCGGTGGCCGGCCGCCCCGATGTGCTCGTCTACTCCACTCCCCCGCTGGAGGCCGAGATCGAGGTCACGGGTCCGGTGACACTGGAGCTGTGGGCGTCGTCGTCCGTGGAGAACACCGACTTCACGGCGAAGCTGATCGACGTCTTCCCCGACGGCGCCGCCGTCCCCGTCTGCCAGGGCGTCGTCCGTACGGGCCACGGTGTGACGGAGCCCCGGACCCCGGGGACGCCGTACCGCTACGAGATCAGCCTCTGGTCGACGAGCACCGTCTTCAAGGCCGGACACCGCGTCCGGCTCGACATCTCCTCCAGCGAGTTCCCCACCTACGACCTGAACCCGAACACGGGTGAGCGCATCACCCACGCCACCACGGACAGGACGGTCCCGGCGCAGCAGCGCGTCTACCACGACGAACTGCGCCCCTCCCGGCTGGTCCTCCCGGTCATCCCCCGCTGA
- a CDS encoding alpha/beta hydrolase domain-containing protein yields the protein MNSLPHCELFSMGLHHLVEWVANGTVPPRADRLEVGPDGRFATDEHGNTRGGVRTAQLDVPHSTYRPNPTRPDGTSSHLTIGSDEPFDAAKLRELYRDSADYLQRFERRLDQLISEGWLLAEDAGDLRREARELEIP from the coding sequence ATGAACAGCCTCCCGCACTGCGAGCTGTTCAGCATGGGCCTGCACCATCTGGTCGAGTGGGTGGCGAACGGTACGGTGCCACCCCGGGCCGACCGCCTGGAGGTGGGGCCCGACGGCCGTTTCGCCACGGACGAGCACGGCAATACCCGGGGCGGTGTGCGCACCGCCCAGCTGGACGTGCCTCACTCCACCTACCGGCCCAACCCGACCCGTCCGGACGGCACTTCGAGCCATCTGACGATCGGCAGCGACGAGCCGTTCGACGCGGCGAAGCTGCGGGAGCTGTACCGGGACTCCGCCGACTATCTCCAGCGCTTCGAACGGCGTCTGGACCAGCTCATATCCGAGGGCTGGCTGCTCGCCGAGGACGCCGGCGATCTGCGGCGCGAGGCAAGGGAGCTGGAGATCCCGTAA
- a CDS encoding damage-control phosphatase ARMT1 family protein: MGDSSTYTAGEGDGPGADAGSDAGIDAGSAVAADLPVITGGVPGSFARGVLADRHPALIQQVRDAFPYGRRQHEALDSLLDEITHGVIEPLGPEDHDHERWAEWGRGHFGRSWYDVPFLWAESYFYRRLLGAVGYFGTGPWRGVDPFAPFKRAELRGEAVEEELRALDVLADAPAEKRAEALLLGSLWGNRADLGFRVSADERVGERAAESVAASAVDSALVADGSPLLWRLLPAGSPSTVAVVADNAGRELIPDLILIDHLLEHRRAERVVLHVKPYPYFVSDAMMSDVVDCLRRLTEAPGEAGRIGGRLWKAMATGSLEVRAHPFFCAPLPYEEMPEDLRAEFAGATLTVLKGDLNYRRLVGDRLWSATDSFAVRTAYFPGAVAALRTLKSDVVVGLAPAVLDTLEHSGTAWRTSGTHALIQSRRAPEPRF, from the coding sequence ATGGGAGACAGCAGCACCTACACCGCGGGTGAAGGGGACGGGCCCGGCGCCGATGCCGGGTCCGACGCTGGGATCGACGCCGGTTCGGCCGTCGCGGCAGACCTGCCGGTCATCACGGGCGGCGTGCCCGGCTCGTTCGCCCGGGGGGTCCTCGCCGACCGCCATCCCGCGCTCATCCAGCAGGTACGGGACGCCTTCCCGTACGGCCGACGGCAGCATGAGGCCCTCGACAGCCTTCTGGATGAGATCACCCATGGTGTCATCGAGCCGCTCGGCCCCGAGGACCACGATCACGAGCGCTGGGCGGAGTGGGGGCGGGGACACTTCGGGCGGTCCTGGTACGACGTGCCCTTTCTGTGGGCGGAGAGCTACTTCTACCGCAGGCTCCTCGGCGCGGTCGGGTACTTCGGTACCGGGCCGTGGCGGGGAGTCGATCCCTTCGCGCCGTTCAAACGGGCCGAACTGCGGGGCGAGGCGGTGGAGGAGGAGCTGCGGGCCCTGGATGTGTTGGCGGACGCGCCGGCCGAGAAGCGGGCGGAAGCGCTGCTCCTCGGCTCGCTCTGGGGCAACCGCGCGGACCTAGGCTTCCGCGTCTCGGCGGATGAGCGGGTGGGGGAGCGGGCAGCGGAGTCGGTCGCCGCATCGGCCGTCGACTCCGCGCTGGTCGCCGACGGCAGTCCCCTGCTGTGGCGGCTGCTGCCGGCCGGAAGCCCCTCGACCGTCGCGGTGGTGGCGGACAACGCGGGACGCGAGCTGATCCCTGACCTGATCCTCATCGACCATCTCCTTGAACACCGGCGCGCCGAGCGGGTCGTGCTGCACGTCAAGCCGTATCCGTACTTCGTCTCCGACGCGATGATGTCGGACGTGGTCGACTGCCTCCGCCGCCTCACCGAGGCGCCCGGCGAGGCGGGCCGGATCGGCGGTCGACTGTGGAAGGCCATGGCGACGGGGAGCCTGGAGGTCCGGGCCCACCCGTTCTTCTGTGCCCCTCTGCCGTACGAGGAGATGCCCGAGGACCTCCGCGCCGAATTCGCGGGCGCCACGCTTACCGTCCTGAAGGGCGACCTCAACTACCGCCGCCTGGTGGGAGACCGGCTGTGGAGCGCCACGGACTCCTTCGCCGTCCGTACGGCGTACTTCCCGGGAGCCGTCGCGGCGCTGCGCACACTGAAGTCCGACGTTGTGGTCGGCCTGGCCCCGGCGGTCTTGGACACCCTTGAGCACTCCGGCACCGCGTGGCGCACGAGCGGCACGCACGCGCTGATCCAATCGCGGAGGGCGCCCGAACCGCGGTTCTAG
- a CDS encoding SDR family oxidoreductase: MQRYTDRVVSVTGAGQGLGRAMALRFASEGARLALCDVNEAAVRETAEACGGGGVRTSVVNVADAGQVDAWVAGTVDAFGRADVLVNNAGVIRDNRLERMTDDEWDAVVDVSLRGMFHCCRAVFPHMKEQGYGRILSFSSMSWRGNFGQVNYAAAKAGVVGMARTIALEGARHGITSNAIAPGLIATPMLASMNDAARAKLAARVPMGHIGDPTDIAEAAAYLCSEAARYVTGVVLDVDGGISVGSALR; the protein is encoded by the coding sequence GTGCAGCGTTATACGGACCGAGTCGTATCGGTCACCGGAGCCGGACAGGGCCTGGGCCGCGCTATGGCCCTGCGGTTCGCCTCGGAGGGCGCGCGGCTGGCGTTGTGCGATGTCAACGAGGCGGCGGTACGGGAGACCGCCGAGGCGTGCGGCGGCGGGGGCGTCCGTACCTCCGTCGTGAACGTGGCCGACGCGGGGCAGGTCGACGCGTGGGTCGCCGGCACGGTGGACGCCTTCGGCCGCGCCGACGTCCTCGTCAACAACGCCGGGGTGATCCGGGACAACCGGCTGGAGCGGATGACCGACGACGAGTGGGACGCCGTCGTCGATGTGAGCCTCCGCGGTATGTTCCACTGCTGCCGCGCGGTCTTCCCGCACATGAAGGAGCAGGGGTACGGCCGTATCCTCTCCTTCTCCTCCATGTCGTGGCGCGGCAACTTCGGCCAGGTCAACTACGCCGCCGCGAAGGCCGGCGTGGTGGGTATGGCCCGTACGATCGCCCTTGAGGGCGCCCGCCACGGCATCACGTCGAACGCCATCGCCCCCGGCCTCATCGCCACGCCGATGCTGGCCTCGATGAACGACGCCGCCCGCGCCAAACTCGCCGCCCGGGTGCCCATGGGGCACATCGGCGACCCCACGGACATCGCCGAGGCCGCCGCCTACCTGTGCTCGGAGGCCGCCCGGTATGTGACGGGGGTGGTCCTCGACGTGGACGGCGGGATCAGCGTCGGCAGCGCCCTGCGCTGA
- a CDS encoding enoyl-CoA hydratase/isomerase family protein: MTTAVLTEQSGAVRRIRLNRPESRNSINPELIQALDNAVADAMRDPGTEAVVISGNGPSFCAGADLRHLRELARAGGDPLAFLGRVSACFTRLETATKPVIAAVHGHVVAGGLELALACDAVVARTGTVIGDGHIRNGLLPGAGSSVRLPRKVGEPLARRLMLTGELLPAEHFVPSGFVQAVAEEGEFEATVTAVARSFTGLPPGQARMKRLLAAPGVPDALSRELDMFAAHWRERDIAAELDRFFDQRAVR; encoded by the coding sequence GTGACCACAGCCGTCCTCACCGAGCAGTCCGGCGCCGTCCGCCGGATCCGGCTCAACCGGCCCGAGAGCCGCAACTCGATCAACCCGGAGCTGATCCAGGCCCTGGACAACGCCGTCGCGGACGCGATGCGCGACCCCGGCACCGAGGCGGTGGTCATCTCCGGGAACGGGCCCAGCTTCTGCGCCGGCGCCGATCTGCGCCACCTGCGGGAGCTGGCCCGCGCGGGCGGGGACCCGCTGGCGTTCCTCGGCCGGGTCTCCGCGTGCTTCACCCGGCTGGAGACGGCGACGAAGCCCGTCATCGCCGCTGTACACGGCCATGTGGTCGCGGGCGGGCTGGAGTTGGCGCTCGCCTGCGACGCGGTCGTGGCCCGGACCGGCACCGTCATCGGTGACGGGCACATCCGCAACGGCCTGCTGCCCGGAGCCGGTTCGAGCGTACGGCTGCCCCGCAAGGTCGGCGAGCCCCTGGCCCGGCGTCTGATGCTCACCGGCGAACTGCTGCCCGCCGAACACTTCGTGCCCAGCGGCTTCGTCCAAGCCGTCGCCGAAGAAGGGGAGTTCGAGGCGACGGTCACGGCCGTGGCGCGGTCGTTCACCGGACTGCCGCCCGGCCAGGCACGGATGAAGCGGCTGCTCGCCGCCCCCGGTGTCCCGGACGCCCTGTCGCGGGAGCTGGACATGTTCGCCGCGCACTGGCGCGAGCGGGACATCGCCGCCGAACTCGACCGATTCTTCGACCAGCGAGCCGTGAGGTAA
- a CDS encoding flavodoxin, with translation MRSFPKVTHTTRRTFLALVTAAVAGAAVTGCSADGGGDSLSRSKPVEVIPPVDGKRALVAYFSVPETDDPNNMSSEEENSAHVVDGKVLGNVQYVAQLIEERTGAEVFRIETAKDLPLEHKTLTDLALEQQDAGDRPELKATIQNLEEYDTVFIGYPIWWYDLPMPVYTFLEQHDFSGKNIVLFSVHGGSRLSGTDETVAKVLADSTVIGNAFTISRDDMDDAEKEVGGWLDGLGLS, from the coding sequence ATGCGGAGTTTCCCCAAAGTGACACATACGACACGTCGCACCTTTCTCGCACTGGTCACCGCCGCCGTGGCGGGAGCCGCGGTCACGGGCTGTTCGGCAGACGGGGGCGGTGACTCATTGAGCAGGTCGAAGCCCGTTGAGGTCATCCCTCCGGTCGACGGCAAACGTGCTCTGGTCGCCTATTTTTCGGTACCGGAAACCGATGACCCCAACAACATGAGCAGCGAAGAGGAGAACAGCGCGCACGTCGTTGACGGAAAGGTCCTCGGGAACGTCCAGTACGTCGCCCAGCTGATCGAGGAACGTACTGGAGCCGAGGTGTTCCGCATCGAGACGGCGAAGGACCTACCCCTTGAACACAAGACGCTGACGGATCTCGCGCTCGAACAGCAGGACGCGGGTGACAGGCCGGAACTCAAGGCGACGATCCAGAACCTCGAAGAATATGACACCGTTTTTATCGGCTATCCGATCTGGTGGTACGACCTGCCGATGCCGGTGTACACCTTCCTTGAGCAGCACGACTTCAGCGGAAAGAATATCGTTCTGTTCAGTGTCCATGGCGGCAGCCGCCTGTCGGGAACCGATGAGACCGTCGCGAAAGTTCTCGCCGATTCCACGGTGATCGGCAACGCCTTCACGATATCGCGCGACGACATGGACGACGCCGAGAAGGAGGTCGGCGGCTGGCTCGACGGCCTCGGTCTCTCCTGA